In Antarcticibacterium arcticum, the genomic stretch TTAGGTCTAAAAGAGAATAGTAATGAGACACGGAAAAAAAATAAATCACTTAGGTAGAAAGACAGCCCACCGTAAGTCCATGTTGGCAAATATGGCTTGTTCCCTAATTGAGCATAAACGCATCAATACTACAGTTGCAAAGGCAAAAGCCTTGAAATTGTTTGTAGAGCCTTTGGTAACAAAGTCTAAAGAAGATACTACTCATAACCGCCGCTTGGTTTTCTCTAAACTAAGAAGCAAAGATTCTGTTGCTGAATTGTTCAGGGATGTAGCTCCAAAAGTGGGAGATCGTCCGGGAGGATATACAAGGATCATCAAATTGGGTAACCGTCTTGGAGATAATGCAGATATGGCGCTTATAGAGCTTGTAGATTATAACGAAACTTATAACACTACTAAGCCAGAGAAGAAAAAGACCACTCGTAGAGCCGGTAAGAAAAAAGCTGCTGAAGATACTGCTGAAACTGCTGAACCAAAAGCAGCAAAGAAAGCAGCTCCTAAAGCGGAGGCTAAAACAGAGGATAAGAAATCTGAAAACAACGAAGACAAAAAAGAAGACTAATAATGAAGCTTTTTTGATCGATAATTTAAAAAGGATAGGCCGTTAAGGTTTATCCTTTTTTTTTAGGTCTAAAATTCGTATTTGTTTTAAAGATGGTTAGAAAGGAATTATTCCGCATCAATTAATTAATTTTGCACAATCACCCGTAATTGGATTAAAGAAGTCAATTACATTTATTTATAAATACACATGAAATACCAGTTAAGAAAAAAGGCAATTATACTTCTTGAAGACGGTACCATATTCCATGGGAAATCTGTAGGGAATAAAGATGGAACTGCAGTAGGAGAAGTTTGTTTTAATACAGGTATGACCGGTTACCAGGAGATCTTTACAGATCCTTCGTATTATGGTCAACTTATGGTGACCACCAATGCGCACATTGGTAATTATGGGGTCAATGATGATGAGAATGAATCAAATAAAGCAAAGATATCAGGCCTAATTTGTAAAAACTTTAGTTATAATTATTCGAGACCTGCAGCTAATGGTTCTTTGGAAAACTTTTTAATTGACAGTGATCTATTTGCCATTTCTGATGTAGATACCCGTGCCCTGGTAACATATATTAGGGAGAA encodes the following:
- the rplQ gene encoding 50S ribosomal protein L17 gives rise to the protein MRHGKKINHLGRKTAHRKSMLANMACSLIEHKRINTTVAKAKALKLFVEPLVTKSKEDTTHNRRLVFSKLRSKDSVAELFRDVAPKVGDRPGGYTRIIKLGNRLGDNADMALIELVDYNETYNTTKPEKKKTTRRAGKKKAAEDTAETAEPKAAKKAAPKAEAKTEDKKSENNEDKKED